Proteins found in one Maridesulfovibrio sp. genomic segment:
- the rpmG gene encoding 50S ribosomal protein L33: protein MRVKVQMQCTECKRRNYSTMKNKKNTTGRIELKKYCPFDKKHTLHRESK, encoded by the coding sequence ATGCGTGTCAAAGTTCAGATGCAGTGCACCGAGTGTAAGCGTCGTAACTATTCGACGATGAAGAACAAGAAGAACACTACTGGTCGTATCGAGCTGAAGAAGTATTGCCCTTTTGATAAGAAGCATACTCTTCACAGAGAGTCCAAGTAG
- the secE gene encoding preprotein translocase subunit SecE has translation MAKKNNKGAGVQAKAETKGSGGKIKQFTEFFEQSKVEIKKVVWPTQKETIQTCTAVLVLVVVMSLFLGFVDMGLSKLVETILS, from the coding sequence ATGGCCAAGAAAAATAATAAAGGTGCGGGAGTTCAGGCTAAGGCTGAAACTAAAGGTTCTGGTGGAAAAATTAAACAGTTCACCGAATTCTTTGAGCAGTCTAAAGTCGAAATCAAGAAGGTCGTATGGCCTACTCAGAAAGAGACTATACAGACCTGTACCGCCGTCTTGGTCCTTGTCGTAGTAATGTCGCTTTTTCTGGGTTTTGTTGACATGGGTCTCAGCAAGCTTGTTGAGACAATACTGTCTTAA